A region of Caretta caretta isolate rCarCar2 chromosome 26, rCarCar1.hap1, whole genome shotgun sequence DNA encodes the following proteins:
- the LOC125626343 gene encoding interleukin-36 receptor antagonist protein-like isoform X1 — protein sequence MASQPGAGTGRRPSGPCGNQDKDMRDLFNTFIKKEDGVPNPLDLPMPFIFTLRDAKQKVIRLQSNNLVAEASNSDPEKLSVVPNRFVQGKQYPIILGVQGGSSCLSCGTLSQPKLQLEDKKIMELFEDKEQAARFTFHNIPEGSTHRFESATYPGWFLCTSQKSSEPIRITNHPGETEITEFYFKRILTQ from the exons ATGGCatcccagccaggagcagggacagggagaCGGCCGAGTGGACCCTGTGGGAATCAGGACAAAGACATGAGGGATTTGTTCAACACATTCATTAAGAAAG AAGATGGTGTTCCCAATCCTCTGGACCTCCCCATGCCGTTCATCTTCACCCTGCGTGACGCCAAGCAGAAGGTCATTCGCTTGCAGAGCAACAATCTTGTGGCCGAGGCCTCCAACTCAGACCCTG AGAAACTCAGTGTGGTGCCTAACCGGTTCGTACAGGGCAAACAGTACCCCATCATCCTGGGCGTCCAGGGAGGAAGTAGCTGCCTGTCATGCGGAACGTTGTCCCAACCCAAGCTGCAGCTGGAG GATAAGAAAATAATGGAATTGTTTGAAGACAAGGAGCAAGCCGCTCGCTTCACTTTCCACAACATTCCCGAAGGCAGCACCCACCGCTTCGAGTCAGCCACCTACCCGGGCTGGTTTCTCTGCACCTCCCAGAAGAGCAGCGAGCCCATCCGCATCACCAACCACCCAGGCGAGACAGAGATCACTGAGTTCTATTTCAAAAGGATTCTGACCCAATAG
- the LOC125626343 gene encoding interleukin-36 receptor antagonist protein-like isoform X2, with product MASQPGAGTGRRPSGPCGNQDKDMRDLFNTFIKKDGVPNPLDLPMPFIFTLRDAKQKVIRLQSNNLVAEASNSDPEKLSVVPNRFVQGKQYPIILGVQGGSSCLSCGTLSQPKLQLEDKKIMELFEDKEQAARFTFHNIPEGSTHRFESATYPGWFLCTSQKSSEPIRITNHPGETEITEFYFKRILTQ from the exons ATGGCatcccagccaggagcagggacagggagaCGGCCGAGTGGACCCTGTGGGAATCAGGACAAAGACATGAGGGATTTGTTCAACACATTCATTAAGAAAG ATGGTGTTCCCAATCCTCTGGACCTCCCCATGCCGTTCATCTTCACCCTGCGTGACGCCAAGCAGAAGGTCATTCGCTTGCAGAGCAACAATCTTGTGGCCGAGGCCTCCAACTCAGACCCTG AGAAACTCAGTGTGGTGCCTAACCGGTTCGTACAGGGCAAACAGTACCCCATCATCCTGGGCGTCCAGGGAGGAAGTAGCTGCCTGTCATGCGGAACGTTGTCCCAACCCAAGCTGCAGCTGGAG GATAAGAAAATAATGGAATTGTTTGAAGACAAGGAGCAAGCCGCTCGCTTCACTTTCCACAACATTCCCGAAGGCAGCACCCACCGCTTCGAGTCAGCCACCTACCCGGGCTGGTTTCTCTGCACCTCCCAGAAGAGCAGCGAGCCCATCCGCATCACCAACCACCCAGGCGAGACAGAGATCACTGAGTTCTATTTCAAAAGGATTCTGACCCAATAG